The Streptomyces luteogriseus genome includes a window with the following:
- a CDS encoding WXG100 family type VII secretion target: protein MSGAHYDELAVTYGTMDALATELGNQAKKLEEDLEALKQAVLNVSAGWGGEAYEEFQKKSKQWDSHARGIHQALVNISQRVHTAGGDYRGGDLKGASYFQ from the coding sequence ATGTCCGGAGCCCACTACGACGAACTTGCCGTCACCTACGGCACCATGGATGCGCTCGCCACCGAGCTCGGCAATCAGGCAAAGAAGCTCGAGGAGGACCTCGAGGCCCTGAAGCAGGCCGTGCTCAACGTGTCCGCGGGCTGGGGCGGCGAAGCGTACGAGGAGTTCCAGAAGAAGTCCAAGCAGTGGGACTCACACGCGCGGGGCATCCACCAGGCGCTGGTCAACATCTCGCAGCGGGTCCACACCGCCGGCGGTGACTACCGAGGCGGGGACCTGAAGGGCGCCAGCTACTTCCAGTAG
- the eccB gene encoding type VII secretion protein EccB produces MASRRDQLNAYTFAKRRMLAAFLQSSPDGSEEGAPRPLRAVIPGVIVGVVVMAVFGAWGMFKPTAPKGWDEPNAKVIVASDSTTRYVVLKTGRQVQLHPVLNMASAKLLLDEGQGDVVTVAESVLDNGKIPHGATIGIPYAPDRLPSASEAGGEKRWAVCERPSAGGESIQKAALVLASRDWKATEGKGEKLTGGQLLYVVAPDGKHHVVDASGRSYPVDKSNELLLRAVVGSGRKPQKVSREWLETLHTGDPISFPKIPDQIGVAADAPGQLDDKTNKVGMVLKASDLNSDQYYVVLPGRVAPVSAFVAQLLLFSEDLASLGQAGEAKDMSPGAIVPGKPFGTEHRWPVEDPQPVNDASGAAGSRGTVCNVLRGVDAGSGATTQSTWAGTDFPAKLPAGSSSAYVTPGSGQLYRQFQGRETKAGPVFLVTDTGLRYVLQSNADSGADDAGIGTTAEDRRQAQQEARQAQTRLGYKDVDPAPIPAAWSEFLPTGPRLSTTAARQPQGS; encoded by the coding sequence ATGGCATCTCGGCGCGACCAGCTCAATGCCTACACCTTCGCGAAGCGCCGCATGCTCGCGGCCTTCCTGCAGTCGTCGCCCGACGGTTCGGAAGAGGGGGCGCCTCGTCCCCTGCGCGCGGTCATCCCCGGGGTCATCGTGGGCGTGGTCGTCATGGCCGTCTTCGGGGCCTGGGGCATGTTCAAGCCCACCGCGCCCAAGGGCTGGGACGAGCCCAACGCCAAGGTGATCGTCGCCAGCGACTCGACCACGCGCTACGTCGTCCTGAAGACCGGCAGACAGGTCCAGTTGCACCCGGTCCTCAACATGGCCTCCGCCAAACTGCTCCTCGACGAAGGCCAGGGCGATGTGGTGACCGTCGCCGAGTCCGTCCTCGACAACGGCAAGATCCCCCACGGAGCCACCATCGGCATCCCGTACGCGCCCGACCGTCTCCCCTCGGCGTCCGAGGCGGGCGGCGAGAAGCGCTGGGCGGTCTGCGAACGCCCCAGCGCGGGCGGGGAGTCCATCCAGAAGGCGGCCCTGGTCCTCGCCTCCCGCGACTGGAAAGCGACCGAGGGCAAGGGCGAGAAACTGACGGGCGGGCAACTGCTCTACGTCGTCGCCCCGGACGGGAAGCACCACGTGGTGGACGCGAGCGGACGCTCGTACCCCGTCGACAAGAGCAACGAACTGCTGCTGCGCGCCGTCGTCGGCTCCGGACGCAAACCGCAGAAGGTCTCCCGTGAGTGGCTGGAGACCCTGCACACCGGCGACCCGATCTCCTTCCCGAAGATCCCCGACCAGATCGGTGTCGCGGCCGACGCCCCAGGTCAACTGGACGACAAGACGAACAAGGTCGGCATGGTCCTCAAGGCATCCGACCTCAACAGCGACCAGTACTACGTGGTGTTGCCCGGCCGGGTCGCCCCCGTCTCGGCCTTCGTCGCCCAGCTCCTGCTGTTCAGCGAGGACCTGGCCTCCCTCGGCCAGGCCGGCGAAGCAAAGGACATGAGCCCGGGTGCGATCGTTCCCGGCAAGCCGTTCGGCACCGAGCACCGCTGGCCGGTCGAGGACCCCCAGCCCGTCAACGATGCCTCCGGCGCCGCAGGAAGCCGCGGCACCGTCTGCAACGTCCTGCGCGGCGTCGACGCCGGCTCGGGGGCCACGACCCAGAGCACCTGGGCCGGCACGGATTTCCCGGCCAAGCTTCCCGCAGGCTCCTCCAGCGCCTACGTCACGCCCGGCTCCGGCCAGCTCTACCGCCAGTTCCAGGGCAGGGAGACCAAGGCCGGCCCCGTCTTCCTCGTCACCGACACCGGCCTGCGCTACGTCCTGCAGTCCAACGCCGACAGCGGCGCGGACGACGCCGGCATCGGTACGACGGCCGAGGACCGCCGGCAGGCCCAGCAGGAGGCCCGGCAGGCCCAGACCCGGCTCGGCTACAAGGACGTGGACCCCGCGCCGATCCCCGCCGCCTGGTCGGAGTTCCTGCCCACCGGCCCACGCCTGTCGACGACGGCGGCACGCCAGCCGCAGGGTTCCTGA
- a CDS encoding S8 family serine peptidase, with the protein MHAEDMWKISTGKGVKVAVLDSGVNPNTSALKGQVLGDEVPEAVSYNATEDYDGHGTSMAELIAGTGAGGGMQGLAPGSKIVPYRVLSKGVKGTDKRKTPSVADAIKAAADSDARIINMSFGSDIIDPDVEKAIKYAHSKGKLMFAATGNDAESKNFIGYPAAYPYVVGVAASDEKGKVGEFSEFGNYVDMGAPGLNVPYWCDATFRSYCDDGDGTSMATAIASASAALIWSAHPNWTANQVLRSMIDTAGRTWAKGERSNYLGYGAVRPRKVLENSDINPGSAATDPLSFENGTGVTGVTASPSAPASTSSQAPKSPSGGQTSAAGSTSESSENTTTWVALGAAGAALVIGGGAFAVIRSRRKA; encoded by the coding sequence ATGCACGCCGAAGACATGTGGAAGATCAGCACCGGCAAAGGCGTCAAAGTTGCCGTGCTGGACAGCGGTGTGAATCCGAATACTTCGGCCCTGAAGGGCCAGGTGCTCGGGGATGAGGTACCCGAGGCGGTCTCGTACAACGCCACCGAGGATTACGACGGCCACGGCACCAGCATGGCGGAGTTGATTGCCGGAACTGGCGCGGGAGGCGGTATGCAGGGCCTAGCCCCCGGTTCGAAAATCGTCCCCTATCGAGTGCTCTCCAAAGGCGTGAAGGGTACCGACAAAAGGAAGACACCGTCAGTCGCCGATGCGATCAAGGCTGCGGCTGACAGTGATGCTCGGATCATCAACATGTCATTCGGCAGTGACATCATCGACCCAGACGTGGAGAAGGCCATCAAGTACGCCCACTCCAAGGGCAAACTGATGTTCGCTGCCACCGGAAACGACGCCGAATCGAAAAACTTCATCGGCTATCCGGCGGCCTATCCTTATGTGGTGGGGGTGGCTGCCAGCGACGAAAAGGGGAAAGTGGGCGAATTCTCGGAGTTCGGCAACTATGTCGATATGGGGGCCCCAGGCCTCAACGTTCCCTATTGGTGCGACGCGACATTCCGCTCGTATTGCGACGACGGCGATGGAACAAGTATGGCAACGGCCATCGCCTCCGCCTCAGCCGCCCTCATCTGGTCCGCCCACCCCAACTGGACGGCCAACCAGGTCCTGCGCTCCATGATCGATACAGCTGGCCGCACCTGGGCGAAGGGCGAGCGGAGTAACTACCTCGGCTACGGCGCCGTCCGCCCCCGCAAGGTGCTGGAGAACAGCGACATCAACCCGGGGTCGGCCGCCACCGACCCCCTCAGCTTCGAGAACGGAACCGGCGTCACAGGCGTCACCGCCTCACCCTCCGCGCCCGCATCAACCTCGTCACAGGCCCCCAAGAGCCCTTCTGGCGGACAGACTTCGGCGGCAGGATCGACCTCGGAGTCGTCCGAAAACACCACGACGTGGGTCGCGCTCGGAGCCGCAGGGGCGGCCCTGGTGATCGGGGGCGGTGCCTTCGCGGTCATCCGCTCGCGGCGAAAAGCATGA
- the mycP gene encoding type VII secretion-associated serine protease mycosin, translating into MSHVPSILRRATAVTAATLLTTAPVVLAPPAAAADLPYSDQCAFPNGKYPGRPWSLQRVLLDELWSQSTGKGIQVAVIDTGVDVTNPQLTDAVDVKSGRNFLPKNLKDDDGNPIERGKENGTTDTVGHGTKVAGIIAARPAKGTGFVGLAPDATIIPIQQNDAEGNGDVGTLTDAIRYAVQAGADVINISQDTTKPMKSTSDLALAINQALARKIVVVASAGNDGLGGNVKETYPASYNGVLAVAASDRNNERAAFSQSGEFVGVAAPGVDMISTVPKGGHCSDNGTSFSAPYVAGLAALIKAKHPDWTARQIVAQIEQTAERTTAGHDRLVGWGVVDPVRALTQDEHPMESPNPQAGLGKPEAPTPAEFQVGETAEERNARLATYVAVGAVVLVAGMGGTAVAIRDARRRQKRRVEGGSWTR; encoded by the coding sequence ATGTCACACGTGCCCTCCATCCTCCGCAGGGCGACCGCGGTGACGGCGGCGACCCTGCTCACGACCGCCCCCGTCGTCCTCGCACCCCCGGCGGCCGCGGCCGACCTGCCGTACTCGGACCAGTGCGCGTTCCCCAACGGGAAATACCCGGGCCGCCCCTGGTCCCTGCAGCGCGTCCTCCTGGACGAGCTGTGGAGCCAGTCCACGGGCAAGGGCATACAGGTGGCGGTGATCGACACCGGCGTCGACGTGACGAACCCCCAACTCACCGACGCGGTCGACGTGAAGAGCGGCCGCAATTTCCTGCCCAAGAACCTCAAGGACGACGACGGCAACCCGATCGAGCGGGGCAAGGAGAACGGCACCACGGACACGGTCGGCCACGGCACCAAGGTCGCCGGCATCATCGCGGCCCGGCCCGCCAAGGGCACCGGTTTCGTGGGCCTGGCCCCCGATGCGACCATCATCCCGATCCAGCAGAACGACGCGGAGGGCAACGGCGACGTCGGCACCCTGACCGACGCGATCCGCTACGCCGTCCAGGCCGGGGCCGACGTCATCAACATCTCCCAGGACACGACGAAACCGATGAAGTCGACGTCCGATCTGGCGCTGGCGATCAACCAGGCCCTGGCCCGGAAGATCGTGGTCGTGGCCTCGGCGGGCAACGACGGCCTCGGCGGCAACGTCAAGGAGACGTACCCGGCTTCCTACAATGGCGTCCTCGCGGTCGCCGCCTCGGACCGCAACAACGAGCGCGCCGCCTTCTCCCAGTCCGGCGAGTTCGTCGGCGTCGCCGCCCCCGGTGTCGACATGATCTCCACCGTCCCCAAGGGCGGCCACTGCTCCGACAACGGTACGAGCTTCTCGGCGCCGTACGTCGCCGGCCTCGCGGCGCTGATCAAGGCGAAACACCCCGACTGGACGGCCCGGCAGATCGTCGCCCAGATCGAACAGACCGCGGAGCGCACCACGGCGGGCCACGACCGTCTGGTCGGCTGGGGAGTGGTCGACCCCGTACGAGCCCTGACGCAGGACGAACACCCCATGGAGTCCCCCAACCCCCAGGCAGGCCTGGGCAAACCGGAAGCCCCCACCCCGGCCGAGTTCCAGGTCGGCGAAACCGCCGAGGAACGCAACGCCCGCCTCGCCACCTACGTGGCCGTGGGCGCGGTGGTCCTCGTCGCGGGGATGGGCGGCACGGCGGTGGCAATCCGGGACGCGCGGCGCAGGCAGAAGCGACGGGTGGAGGGCGGATCATGGACGCGCTGA
- the eccE gene encoding type VII secretion protein EccE, giving the protein MRASRTGARSRDRSRTRGASASGQGPAQRPDSPGALHSTVRSGRVGAFRLQRLVLFEAAAAILLVGWVIGPVALVPAAVLAGCLVLLSFLRRRGRSLPEWLATAQAFRARQRRAASTPLPEGTEPGLAPAVECDPSLRTYTYTGRDRRPVGIVGDGTFVTAVLHVEADATALRAERNKQPLPLSLVHDALEVDGVRLESAQVVLHTQPAPAIHLPRQSVAVANYAPLQEQTGAPAVRITWIALKLDPELCAEAVAARGGGLVGAQKCVVRAADHLASRLTGSGFRATLLDEEQLTSAIATSACANPLVTAEAGRTDTRERRTEESGRNWRCDNRRHTTYWIRRWPALGGERAPSLPQLVALVTAVPTLATTFSLTLRRGERKEVSVCGHLRVTGRSDDELVAARRAVQAAARHTGMGLSRLDREQVPGMLATLPLGGAR; this is encoded by the coding sequence GTGAGGGCTTCGAGGACGGGCGCCCGATCCCGTGACCGATCACGGACACGGGGTGCTTCGGCGTCCGGACAAGGACCGGCGCAGCGGCCGGACTCGCCGGGCGCGCTCCACTCCACGGTGCGTTCGGGTCGGGTCGGGGCATTCCGGTTGCAACGCCTTGTCCTGTTCGAGGCCGCGGCGGCCATCCTGCTCGTCGGATGGGTGATCGGTCCCGTGGCCCTGGTGCCTGCGGCTGTCCTCGCCGGCTGTCTGGTGCTGCTCTCCTTCCTCCGTCGCCGCGGGCGTTCCCTGCCCGAGTGGCTGGCCACGGCTCAGGCGTTTCGTGCACGACAGCGACGGGCCGCGAGTACGCCGCTACCGGAGGGCACGGAGCCGGGGCTGGCGCCGGCCGTGGAGTGCGACCCGAGCCTGCGGACGTACACGTACACCGGCCGCGACCGCCGACCCGTCGGAATCGTCGGGGACGGTACGTTCGTCACCGCGGTCCTGCATGTCGAGGCCGACGCCACCGCCCTGCGGGCCGAGCGGAACAAACAGCCGTTGCCCCTGTCTCTGGTGCACGACGCTTTGGAGGTGGACGGTGTCCGGCTGGAGTCGGCACAGGTCGTGCTCCACACCCAGCCCGCGCCCGCGATCCACTTGCCCCGGCAGTCCGTGGCAGTCGCCAACTACGCGCCCTTGCAGGAGCAGACGGGTGCGCCGGCCGTACGCATCACGTGGATCGCGTTGAAGCTCGATCCGGAGCTGTGCGCCGAAGCTGTGGCCGCGCGCGGGGGCGGCCTGGTCGGAGCGCAGAAGTGCGTGGTGCGTGCCGCCGATCACCTCGCGAGCCGACTCACCGGATCCGGATTCCGGGCGACCCTCCTCGACGAGGAGCAGCTGACCTCCGCCATCGCCACGTCGGCCTGCGCCAACCCGCTGGTGACAGCGGAGGCCGGGCGGACGGACACGAGGGAGCGTAGGACCGAGGAGTCGGGCCGGAACTGGCGCTGCGACAACCGCAGACACACCACGTACTGGATCCGTCGGTGGCCCGCTCTGGGTGGGGAGAGGGCGCCGTCGCTGCCGCAGCTCGTCGCCCTGGTCACGGCCGTCCCCACCCTCGCCACCACCTTCAGCCTCACGCTCAGGCGCGGGGAGCGGAAGGAGGTGTCTGTCTGCGGGCACCTGCGGGTGACCGGGCGCAGCGACGACGAACTCGTCGCCGCCCGGCGTGCAGTGCAGGCCGCGGCCCGGCACACAGGCATGGGGCTCTCCCGGCTCGACCGGGAACAGGTGCCCGGCATGCTCGCCACTCTGCCCCTCGGAGGTGCCCGGTGA
- a CDS encoding nucleotide-binding protein, producing MRFSAVALKREIEERAAAEAVSAPAVPVAPDSDDSSEAPDAPDAPRVPIAGGEGDIEAEESADGSGSDVRADDAEDHGPDAEADGASDAVSEYGLDADAFADVPSAEETEPEETRPEGEDAAPVVVEPHVVAADDSESEDAGDQDGASADEARPEEAEDKDAEEEDARSENAAPENAPSQADEPNDVEPEPEDAVPAGAEHLREDAVAAPAEPADAPPTDLASSESEPEDAVPAAPAPEAPQTAPSDSVPPLPQGVPPLPPSYQPAAPAPANQWPVQPEQQPRPEARPADTNGPAQGQPPVPPQPSVPAQQPPFQPEPPFQPQAPQPAPAAWNQQAAPTPPNQPPAQPVPQPGGYGFPPPGAQPPAAPNVQGGYGFPQQGAPAPAAQQPGTPAPAPTPQDGYGFPHPGAPAPAAQPPAQQPVGPHAPHAQGGYGFPQQGAPAPAAQQPGTPAPAPTPQDGYGIPHPGAPAPAAQQPPAQQPGTPPAPAPTPQDGYGFPQPGAPAPQDGYGFPHPGVPNAQGGYGFPQPHAPQPQPGVPPQAQPQPEAQPPHAGQPEQQPGQPAHPGLPGQPGQQAYPGQPQQPVDPRTGAAWPQPMQHDQRQPTNPGAAPLGYTAAVELSSDRLLNSKKQKAKSSRPAAGGGRFKIGGKKEEAERQRKLDLIRTPVLSCYRIAVISLKGGVGKTTTTTALGSTLATERQDKILAIDANPDAGTLGRRVRRETGATIRDLVQAIPYLNSYMDIRRFTSQASSGLEIIANDVDPAVSTTFNDEDYRRAIDVLGKQYPVILTDSGTGLLYSAMRGVLDLADQLIIISTPSVDGASSASTTLDWLSAHGYADLVSRSITVISGVRETGKMIKVEDIVSHFETRCRGVIVVPFDEHLSAGAEVDLDMMRPKVREAYFNLAAMVAEDFVRHQQSHGLWTSDGNPPPVAAPPLPGQATPGQAVPGQAMPGQPYAQPGQLPYPGQQQPAPGQPGPYPPQPQQPQQPQPGQPYPQPGQPYPQPGQPYAQPGQPPAQPGQPYPQAGQPGQPGQQPGHPGAHPGQPYAQPGQPPAAPPQPGYGYPQAGHPGQPGYPGQPDGQTPPPPPPTQ from the coding sequence ATGCGGTTCTCCGCCGTCGCCCTGAAGCGGGAGATCGAGGAGCGGGCCGCCGCCGAGGCGGTTTCCGCGCCCGCCGTCCCCGTCGCCCCCGACTCCGACGACAGCTCCGAGGCTCCCGATGCTCCCGACGCCCCCCGGGTGCCGATCGCCGGGGGCGAGGGTGACATCGAGGCGGAAGAGTCCGCCGACGGCTCCGGCAGCGACGTCCGTGCGGATGACGCGGAGGACCACGGCCCTGACGCGGAGGCCGACGGCGCCTCGGACGCGGTCTCGGAGTACGGGCTGGACGCGGACGCCTTCGCTGACGTGCCGTCGGCCGAAGAGACCGAGCCGGAGGAGACGCGGCCGGAGGGCGAAGACGCAGCGCCCGTGGTGGTCGAGCCGCATGTCGTGGCGGCCGACGACAGCGAGTCCGAGGACGCCGGCGACCAGGACGGGGCGTCCGCCGACGAGGCCCGGCCGGAGGAAGCCGAAGACAAGGACGCCGAAGAGGAGGACGCCAGGTCGGAGAACGCCGCGCCCGAGAACGCCCCGTCTCAGGCCGACGAGCCCAACGACGTCGAGCCCGAGCCCGAGGATGCCGTACCGGCCGGGGCCGAGCACCTCCGTGAAGACGCCGTGGCAGCTCCTGCCGAGCCCGCCGACGCGCCCCCCACCGACCTCGCCTCCTCGGAGAGCGAGCCGGAGGACGCCGTACCGGCCGCCCCGGCCCCCGAGGCTCCGCAGACCGCGCCGTCCGACTCGGTTCCCCCGCTCCCACAGGGTGTGCCGCCGCTGCCGCCGTCGTACCAGCCGGCGGCCCCGGCGCCCGCGAACCAGTGGCCCGTTCAGCCTGAGCAGCAGCCCCGGCCGGAGGCTCGGCCCGCCGACACGAACGGGCCGGCGCAGGGTCAGCCGCCGGTGCCGCCGCAGCCCTCGGTGCCCGCCCAGCAGCCGCCGTTCCAGCCCGAGCCGCCGTTCCAGCCCCAGGCGCCGCAGCCCGCGCCCGCCGCGTGGAACCAGCAGGCCGCACCGACGCCTCCGAACCAGCCGCCCGCCCAGCCCGTACCTCAGCCCGGCGGCTACGGCTTCCCGCCCCCTGGAGCTCAGCCCCCGGCCGCGCCGAACGTCCAGGGCGGCTACGGCTTCCCGCAGCAGGGCGCGCCCGCCCCGGCAGCGCAGCAGCCCGGCACCCCCGCCCCCGCGCCGACCCCGCAGGACGGCTACGGCTTCCCCCACCCCGGCGCCCCAGCCCCGGCCGCACAGCCCCCGGCGCAGCAGCCGGTGGGCCCGCACGCGCCCCACGCGCAGGGCGGCTACGGCTTCCCGCAGCAGGGCGCGCCCGCCCCGGCAGCGCAGCAGCCCGGCACCCCCGCCCCCGCGCCGACCCCGCAGGACGGCTACGGCATCCCCCATCCCGGCGCACCCGCCCCGGCGGCCCAGCAGCCCCCGGCGCAGCAGCCCGGCACCCCGCCCGCCCCCGCGCCGACCCCCCAGGACGGCTACGGCTTCCCCCAGCCGGGCGCGCCCGCCCCGCAGGACGGCTACGGCTTCCCTCATCCCGGTGTCCCCAACGCCCAGGGCGGCTACGGCTTCCCCCAGCCGCACGCTCCGCAGCCCCAGCCCGGCGTGCCCCCGCAGGCCCAGCCCCAGCCCGAGGCCCAGCCCCCGCATGCCGGTCAGCCCGAGCAGCAGCCGGGTCAGCCGGCCCATCCGGGGCTGCCCGGGCAGCCCGGGCAGCAGGCCTACCCCGGGCAGCCCCAGCAGCCCGTCGACCCCCGTACCGGTGCCGCCTGGCCGCAGCCCATGCAGCACGACCAGCGGCAGCCGACCAACCCCGGGGCCGCGCCGCTCGGTTACACCGCCGCCGTGGAGCTGTCGTCCGACCGGCTGCTCAACAGCAAGAAGCAGAAGGCGAAAAGCAGCCGTCCGGCGGCCGGGGGCGGGCGGTTCAAGATCGGTGGGAAGAAGGAGGAGGCCGAGCGGCAGCGCAAGCTCGACCTGATCCGTACGCCCGTGCTGTCCTGCTACCGGATCGCCGTGATCAGCCTCAAGGGCGGTGTCGGCAAGACGACCACGACCACCGCGCTCGGCTCGACGCTCGCCACCGAGCGCCAGGACAAGATCCTCGCGATCGACGCCAACCCCGACGCGGGCACCCTCGGGCGCCGGGTGCGGAGGGAGACCGGGGCGACCATCCGCGATCTCGTCCAGGCGATCCCGTACCTCAACTCGTACATGGACATCCGGCGGTTCACGTCCCAGGCCTCCTCCGGACTGGAGATCATCGCCAACGACGTCGACCCGGCGGTGTCCACGACGTTCAACGACGAGGACTACCGGCGCGCGATCGACGTGCTGGGCAAGCAGTACCCGGTGATCCTCACCGACTCCGGTACCGGTCTGCTGTACAGCGCCATGCGCGGTGTGCTGGACCTCGCGGACCAGCTCATCATCATCTCGACGCCGTCCGTGGACGGGGCGAGCAGTGCGAGCACGACGCTGGACTGGCTGTCCGCGCACGGGTACGCCGACCTGGTCTCGCGGTCCATCACCGTCATCTCCGGGGTGCGTGAGACCGGCAAGATGATCAAGGTCGAGGACATCGTGTCCCACTTCGAGACGCGCTGCCGGGGTGTCATCGTCGTGCCGTTCGACGAGCATCTCTCCGCCGGTGCCGAGGTCGACCTCGACATGATGCGGCCGAAGGTGCGGGAGGCGTACTTCAACCTCGCGGCCATGGTCGCCGAAGACTTCGTCCGTCATCAGCAGTCGCACGGCCTGTGGACCTCGGACGGCAACCCGCCGCCGGTCGCGGCCCCGCCGTTGCCCGGTCAGGCCACGCCCGGCCAGGCCGTGCCGGGTCAGGCCATGCCGGGTCAGCCCTACGCCCAGCCGGGACAGCTTCCCTACCCCGGCCAGCAGCAGCCGGCTCCGGGTCAGCCGGGCCCGTACCCGCCGCAGCCCCAGCAGCCCCAGCAGCCCCAGCCCGGACAGCCGTACCCGCAGCCCGGACAGCCGTACCCGCAGCCCGGGCAGCCCTATGCCCAGCCGGGTCAGCCCCCGGCCCAGCCCGGCCAGCCGTACCCGCAGGCCGGACAGCCGGGACAGCCGGGACAGCAGCCCGGCCATCCGGGAGCCCACCCTGGCCAGCCGTACGCGCAGCCCGGTCAGCCCCCGGCCGCTCCCCCGCAGCCGGGCTACGGATACCCCCAGGCCGGACACCCCGGGCAGCCCGGCTACCCGGGCCAGCCCGACGGGCAGACCCCGCCGCCCCCGCCTCCGACGCAGTAA
- a CDS encoding WXG100 family type VII secretion target produces MVDRKLNEGDVQRLQTEVVDRYDNIRGSLAKLQGTIDMIEKAWRGQGAQAFNTKQTEINQHMVAIGKMLDDFLEGINLNKTDKRNLEDQIEADLKQISVDDLGGKTSALNSY; encoded by the coding sequence ATGGTCGACCGCAAGCTTAATGAAGGCGACGTACAGAGGCTTCAGACCGAGGTCGTCGATCGATACGACAACATCAGGGGATCGCTCGCGAAGCTGCAGGGCACGATCGACATGATCGAGAAGGCCTGGAGGGGACAGGGCGCCCAGGCGTTCAACACGAAGCAGACGGAAATCAACCAGCACATGGTCGCGATCGGCAAGATGCTCGACGACTTCCTCGAGGGCATCAACCTGAACAAGACGGACAAGCGCAACCTCGAAGACCAGATCGAAGCCGACCTCAAGCAGATCTCGGTAGACGATCTCGGTGGAAAAACTTCGGCGCTCAACAGCTACTGA